CTTGTTTCCCTAAGGATTTGAGCTCTCTTATTCACTCAGCAACAAATAAAGGGATTAAACCGGCCATACTAGAAGCTGCCCAATATGTGAATGATACACAGCTTGATTATTATATAGAGAAGATTAAGGAAAACTTAGAGGATTTATCTTCAAAGAAAGTCGCGGTATTAGGTATTGCCTTTAAACCTGACACAGATGATATTCGTTCTTCAAGGTCTGTACTACTTATTGAAAAATTAGAAGAACTAGGCTTAGATGTGGTAGCATTTGATCCCAAGGCTAAGCTTCCACCAGAAACATTGCAAAGAACCACTCAAGTTGATTCTATTAACGGTGCAACGAAGGATGCGGACTGTATAGTCATAGCCACCGACTGGCCAGTTTTTAAGTCGCTTGATTGGAAAGAAGTTAAGAAAGAAATGAAAGGAACTCTAATCGTCGATGGGAGAAACTGTATTGACCCATCAGAGGTTCGAAAACATGGATTACTTTACGTAGGAGTGGGTCGAATATGAAGGTATTAGTAACAGGTGCCGCCGGTTTTATAGGTTCCCACCTTTGCGAACGTCTATTAAAGCGATCGGAGCTTGAGGTTATTGGGATTGATGATTATATCGGACCAACCCCCTTTCTATTAAAACAAAAGAACTTAGAAGGCATGGAAGCTCATCCCCGCTTCCATTTTATACACGGAAACCTACTAACTCTTCCACTGAAAACTCTTTTACAAGATGTTGATGTAATCTATCATTTAGCTGCCATTCCCGGTGTCCGGTCTAGCTGGGGAAAAGACTTTGAACCTTATGTGTCCAACAATATTATGGCTACTCAGAAATTATTAGAGGTTTGCAAGGGTGCAAAAAGGCTCAAAAGATTTATTTACGCTTCTACATCCTCCATATATGGAGAAAGAGATGGAAAGGTATCTGAGGATCTAGCTCCAATGCCCCTCTCTCCATATGGCGTAACCAAGCTTTCAGGTGAACATTTATGTCATGTATATAAAGAAAGCTTTCATATCCCCATTATTGTATTAAGGTACTTTACTGTCTATGGACCAAGACAACGTCCAGATATGGCTTTTCATATTTTTATTAGACAAATGTTATTGGGAGAACCCATAACTATATTTGGTGACGGTACTCAATCCAGAGACTTCACCTTTATTACTGATTGTGTAAAGGGCACTGAGGCAGCTATGAATGCAGATGGATTGGTCGGAGAAACCATTAACATCGGAGGTAAAGAGCGGGCTTCTGTGCTTGAAATTCTTTCTTTACTTGAAGAAATTTCAGGAATCACGGTTCAGAAAAATTTCCTTGACAAAGTGAATGGGGAACCTAAGCATACATGGGCAGACATATCCAAAGCCAATGAACTGCTTCACTATTCTCCAAATGTAACACTAAAAGAAGGGCTCAGAGAAGCTTTCCAATATTTCACCACTCTTTATAGGAGTGAAAATAAATGAGGATTGCCATTATTTGTACTGAAAAACTGCCCTCCCCGGCAGTAAAAGGAGGAGCTATCCAAATGATGATAGATGGAATAGCTCCTTATTTGAATGAAGAGTATGAGCTAACCATTTTCTCAATTACGGACCCTACTTTACCAGAAATGGAAGTTTCGAATGGAATTACGTATAGACGATTCTCGAGAGTTGGATACCGCCATTCTGTTGCCGATGAATTAAGGAATAACGAGTTTGATTTGATTCATGTATGTAACAGACCCAAAAATGTACGACTATACAAAAATGCTAGTCCTTCCAGTCATATTATTTTAAGTGTTCATAATGAAATGTTCTCTAGCTCTAAACTTTCTGATGAAGAAGGTACAGAAGTAGTTGAGCAAGTTTCTGCCATAACAACGGTTAGTCAGTTTATTAAAAATACAATTGTGGAACGTTTTCCAAAAGCAGAAGAAAAAACGCATGTTGTATTCTCTGGTGTAGATATAAATCAATATAAACCAGCCTGGACTCCTGAAGGTAAGATTATCAGATTAGAAACACGAGAAAAATTTGGTATCCCTGAACATGCTAAGGTAATTTTATTTATTGGCCGTCTAAGCCCTTCCAAAGGACCCCATATTTTGATTAACGCCATGAAAGATATCGTAAAAAAACATCCTGATTCAGTCCTCGTCATTGTTGGTGGAAAGTGGTTTAGTGATAATGGTAAGAATCGGTACGTACGATTCTTGCATGAACAGGCAAAGGAATTAGAGCCGCACATTCTCTTCACTAATTACATTCCTTCAGATGAGATCCAAAAAATGTTTATCATGGGTGACATATTTGTTTGCAGTTCTCAGTGGAATGAACCCCTAGCTCGTGTTCATTATGAAGCTATGGCTGCTGGTGTTCCAATTGTTACGACAGATCGCGGAGGAAATGCGGAAGTTATAAGAGATGAAGAGAATGGAGTGCTTATAAGAGACTATAAGAATGCGGAAGAATTTGCTCGTATTATTACTGAAATGTTGGAGTACCCTGGATTCGGTCGATGGCTCGCTCGGAATGGCCGTATTTGTGCAGAGGAACAGTTTGACTTTAGTCATGTTGCCGATCGTTATAGAGCTATCTACCAACTTGTGCTGGAGAGAGAATCGGTTCATATAGAAGAACAAATGCACCAGCACACTCGTAATCCCCAACAGGCACAAGACGAGATTCACTGAAGGTGTTTAAATTCCTAAAGCGGATCAAATGCGCAAGCGGCGCACTTGTTAACTGAAATAATAAAGAAAGGACCCTTTTATCTTTTAAAAGGGTCCTTTCGTTTAGATTTTTACCATTTAATCTTCGTCTTCAGCATCGTCCTCATCGTCTTCTTCTACACCAGTAATATAACTAAATCCTGTGCCATCAACGTATTCAACTTTCACATCAAGCTCTTCTACTTCTCCACGTTTAATAGCTTTTACTAACGCCTTTACTGCTTCTTCAACTGATAGTCCCTGAGATAATGAAAAACCACTGTTAAAATCCATCTTTATTTTGGCTTTCCTCACTTCTGCCATGTGGAATCCCTCCTATCTTTTACCCTATCAGTATATGAGGAATGCCTAGTTTGGCTCTGGTATAAATACCTATTTTTTCTTTTTACCTTTTTTCTTCTTATCTTTTCTATCCTTCTTATCCTTCTTATCCTTTTTATCTAATTTCTTCGACTTTTTCTCCAGCTTCTTTTCTAACTTCTTTTTTTCCTTTTTCTTTTCTTTTTTCTCTTTCTTCTTTTCGGACATAATTTCCTTATCCTTTTTATCTTTCTTTTCTTTTGCTTTTACACTAGTAGCCATCCACGGTGGTTTTGGTGGACTCACTTCTACTTTCACAATGGATGACTCACTTTCTACCAATTCTTCATTATCTTGAACAGATCCCACAGATTCCACAGATTCCACCGATTCAACGGATTCAACGGATTCTACTGAAGATTCATCTTCTTCCTGTAAAACTGTATGCACAACCACTTCTTCAATTGGTTCCTCAACCATTGTATCCTTCAACGATTGATTACTTTCGGTAACAAGCGGTTTTTTCAGTTGAATGATTTCTTGACCTTCTTCACCCGCTGGAAGTACGGTTAATTCTAGATTATTTAATTCTACTAAGTTTCCTTTGACTGTTGTTTCATCTAGTACAAGTTGATCTGGGTTATCTAATAGCCCTTCATATTCAGTAAAACTCCAACCCATTGGACCAGGTGGAGAGAAGGTGAAGTTCTCTATTTCAAGTTTTGGGATTTTAAATGCTTCATTTCTATCCATTTTTCTTCCCTCCACTGTTCTTCTTAATTTCACTAACAATATCAGAGAAGTTTTGCATGAACTCTTCTTTGGATTCTTCTACGGCAATAATGTTTTGTAATGCCCAGATATATTTTTCGTCTGACCATGATGTCTTCTGACCTAAATAATATTTATGAGCGATAGAGCAGAACAAATGAGGAAAAGATACATCTGTCCAGAGAACACGATAATTATCCTCTGTCAGTGGATTGATTGCGTCATAGGATTGTAGCATATGAATGACTAGATCATGGTCCCAAACAGACATTTTCTTCATAACCTTATTTAAAATAATTCGGATATCTCTTACTGGTAAATCATATGTGACTGAATGCAACTCTTTCATAAACGCTTCACTATTGAATTCTACTAATCTGGCAAAAGTGAAGTCTTGTTGACAAAAGCTTTTTTCGTCAATCACCTGTTTGACCCAATCTGTGTAAAAAGGTTTATCTAAATCTATTAACGCCTGCTTTCCTCTTTCCAACATATTATCTACATGCGCTAAAAACATAACTGAGAATGCATCCCCAGGAAATGATTGAGCAATTTGCTTATTTCCTTCTAGTTCTTGAAGCTTCCATCGGTAAAGCTTGTGCCACTTCCCTAATCGGCCTCGTGGTTTTCCACCTTCTATTGCATTAAATCCTTTGGATGCCTGCTGAAATTTCGCTGCGAATTCTAGGGCAAGTCGGAGTTGGTCTACATTATAGTAAATCATTTCTTGACCTTCTACTTTATCGTAAAGGACATAGGCATAATCGCCAGCACCGATACAATATCCCCCAGAATTCGTTTGGTGAAGAGTTGTAATCGGTAAACCATTTTGCTGTAAATGTAAATGTGAATCAGCAATGAACAGCATGCGACTTGGTTTCATCTCAGCCTGTTTTAATATTTTTGTTCCTGCGTCCGTTTCAACCTCCCAAATCGTTCGCCCACTTCGACTACTTTTTAATCGAATGTTTTGAATAGTAAAAGGATAATGTTCTAGTACCTTCTCAAGGTGACCTTGACTTAGGTCCGTCTCTCCATCCATTTCTGTCCGACTCTCATTCTTCTGTTTATCTTCCAATGGTTCTCCCTCACTTTCCTAATGCTTCTTGATACACCCTCGTTAGATTAGAGGCTACATGCTCCCAGCTAAAGCCATTTTCTACCTTAGAACGTCCCGCTTTCCCCAATTTGATTCTTCTACTTTCACTTGCTAACAATGCAGTAATTGGGTCTACATACGCATCTGGATTATCAAAATCCTGGATAATGTAACCATTTACTCCTTCATCAATAACCTCAGGGTTTCCTCCACGGTTACTGGTGATCATTGGTAAGCCAGCAGCCATTGCTTCATAGTGAACACGCGCTAACGGTTCCTGCCACTGGGAGGAACAGACAAGTAAATCTGACATGGCGTATAACGCTGGAATGTCCTTTGGCTTTACGAATTTTATGAATGTTACATGATCTTTCATCATGGCACCTAGAGTATATAGGTGTTTAACATAGTTATTTAGGTTATCGTCACCAAACCACTTTGATCCGACAATCACCATCATAATATTTGGATCTTTTTCAACCATTTTAGGTAGAGCTTGCAGTAAAATGTGAGGACCTTTTACTTTACTTAGTCGACCTACAAATAACGCAATTTTTTTATTTTCTAACCCAAGTTCTTTCCTTGCTTGATCTCGCAACTTTTTCCCAACAGACGTCCACGCGGGATGATATTGATTTAAATCGACACCTGAATAAACTGTACTTGTTTTCGCCTTTGCCTGAGGAAACCTGGATGTAATGGTCTTACCAATAAAATCACTTACTGTTACTATCCTAGAAACCGAATCTATACATGCTTGCCCTTCAGCATCACTCAATTTTTCATAGGCAAACATTTCATTATGAACACTCAATACAAATTTTGTATTAGGCACAACCTTGACTAAGGATTGGATCCAATTAGGGCGGTTACAAAGATGAACCACATCGTAGTGTTCTGTTTGTAAATGTTCTTTAATCTTTTGAATATACTCCCCTTCAGGGAATCGAACATATTTAACCCCATTTTTATTTTCCGTATTATTTAAGTCAGGGTCTGTAATTGAAATGACCGTCACATCATGGTTGGATGCAATGACAGATGCGACTGAGTCTAGATAAATTTGGATAGCTCCTCCACGAATGGCGGGAACAGGCAATTTTTCAGTTGCTATTAAAGCAATTTTCATACACAACCTCCATTCTCACACTCAAAATATGGGAGTTTGTACCCCCTTAATCTTATGTTACGAAGTCTACGTCCACATTGTGCTTGCCTGATTAAACTTTCGGTCATTTCTATAAAAAATGAGAAAATACCCCAATTTTCATTTTTGCCCTATTTGGATAAGCAAATAGGGACTTTTCCCATACATTAGTAAGAGAAGTTAATTTTAGGAAGGTGATTTTGTGGAGGAAAAAATGAAGAATACCTCTGTTGAGGAGGAAGTATCGGAGATTGTATTAACGCCTGCTGAGGAACAAAAGTTAATAGTTTTGGCTGAAACCATTATTCAATCATGGGAATTCGATGTTATCAATATTGAAGTTATACAGGGTCTACAAATGGCACTTGTATGGAAAATTCATACTTCTGAAGGACCTATCTGTTTAAAAAGAATTCATCGCCCTGAAAAGAAAGCTCTTTTTTCCATTAACGCTCAAAACTACCTAGCTAAAAAAGGAGCTAGAGTTCCAGGGATCATCCCTAACAAAAACAATCAACTATATACAAAATTTGGACCGTTTCTATTTGTTGTTTATGAATGGATTGAAGGTCGACCATTCGAACTAACGAACGATGCAGATTTACAAATGATTATGAAGGGGTTAGCAGAGTTCCATACTTCTTCTGTGGGATACCATCCCCCACCAGGAGTTCCAGTGTTTACAAAATTAGGACGTTGGCCAAACCATAATATTAAACGTTATCAGCAAATGGACACTTGGAAAAAGCTCGCTATGAAAGAGCCAGATGATCCTTTCTCTCAAGCATATTTAAGTTCCATTGACCCGTTTATTGAGGAAGCGAAGGATACACTAAAGAGACTTCTAGAATCTGAATATAATCATTGGGTTACAGAGGTTAAGAAACAACCTAATCTTTGTCACCAAGACTATGGGACTGGGAACTCTCTCTTAGGTCCAGATAATGAAATTTGGGTCATTGATTTAGATACGGTTTCCTTTGACCTTCCGATTCGTGACTTGCGGAAGATGATTATCCCACTATTAGATACGACTGGAGTATGGGATGAAGCCAGATTTAATCTTATGTTAGATTCTTATGAGTCTGTTGCTCCTCTTACAAATGAGCAAAAGAAAGTGATGTTTATTGATATGCTTTTCCCATACGAACTCTACGATATTATTAGAGAAAGATATGTAAGGAAGACGCCACTGTTAGTAACAGAGCTAGAGGAAGCTTTTGAGTATGAGAGAATTAAGTCGAAGGCATTGAATGAGTTAATTGCGAAATACTAAAAAAAGATTGCAGGATTGTATAGACATCCTGCAATCTTTTTTTATAGAACTTTACTCAAAAATTCCTCGGTTCTCGGATTTTGAGGATTGGAGAAAATTTGCTCAGGGTCTCCTTCTTCCATAATAATCCCTTCATCCATAAAGATAACGCGGTCACCCACTTCTCTTGCAAAACCCATCTCATGTGTCACAACCACCATCGTCATACCCTCTTGTGCCAGATCCTTCATGACCTGAAGAACATCCCCTACTAATTCTGGATCCAGAGCAGAAGTTGGTTCATCGAACAACATGACTTTAGGGTTCATCGCAAGAGCCCTGGCAATTGCTACTCGTTGTTTTTGTCCTCCAGAAAGACTTTCCGGGTACACATTCGCTTTATCTGATAACCCTACCTTATCTAAAAGTGGATGTGCTGCTTTTTCAGCCTCTTCCTTAGTCATGCCCTTTACCTTAATAGGGCCAAGAGTAATATTATCTAATACCGTCATATGAGGAAATAAATTAAAGTGTTGGAACACCATCCCCACTCTAGAACGGACAGAGTTAATATCTATTTTTGGATCGGTTAATTGATCACCATCAATTTCAATTTCACCAGAGGTTACCTCTTCTAATAAATTCAAACATCTGAGAAACGTACTTTTGCCAGACCCTGAAGGACCAATGACACACACTACTTCTTGCTCAGCTACATTTGCATTAATGCCTTTTAATACTTCTAAACTACCGAATGATTTATGCAAATTTTGGACTGTAATCATATTAAACATCCAACTTCCTTTCTAATCTTCTTAAGTAGATGGCTGTTGGGATCGTAATTGCTAGGTAGAATAAGCACACCATAATAAGTGTTTGGAATTGTGAGAAGTTCACGTTATAGTATTGTTTCCCCATATATAGAACTTCTCCAACTGCGATAACGGAAAATAGCGAGGTATCTTTTAAACTTATTACAAATTGATTTCCAAGAGGTGGAATCATTCGTTTAAAAGCTTGTGGCCAAATAATATAGCGCATGGTTTGTCTTCTTGAAAGACCTAAAGAACGCCCAGCCTCATGCTGTCCCTTGTCCACAGACTCTACAGCACCTCTAACGATTTCAGCAATATAGGCACCCGCATTAACAGCAATCGCACTAATGGCTGCTGTTAGTTTATCAATGTTAAAGCCAATAATATCTTCTGATAAACCATAATAGATAAATAAAACCTGTACTAAAATAGGAGTTCCTCGAATCACTTCTACATAAACGGAACTTATACCACGGAAGAATTTATTTTTTGATATCCTTCCCAACCCCGTAATAGCTCCAATAATAAAACCAAGAAATAGACCTATAAATGTGATAAGTAAAGTCCACACAATTCCTTCAAATAGAAACGGTAAACTTTTTATATAATGTGATTGCATTATGGCATCAATCATGCAACTCTCCCCTTAACGTTATATCATTTAATAGATTACTGGTTAGAAGGCAAAAAAGCGTAACAAGCATATGTTCCTTGTTACGCTTGGCTGCTTTATCCTGATGAGTGACTCATTGATCTTTATTGTGGTGGTTCTGTTCCAAAGTATTCCTTATAGATTTCATTGTATGTGCCATTTTCTTTTAGAGTAGCTAAGGCCTCATTCACATCGTCTACAAGATCAGACCCCTTCTTAAAGGCAATTCCATATGGTTGACCCTCAAAGACCTCACCGGCAGTTTCTAATTCATCGTTCCCATTTTCTTTAATATAATAAAGAACATTTGGTAGGTCATAAAGGGCCGCATCTAACCTTCCACTCTGAACGTCCATATATGCATTTATGATTTCAGGATAAGCTTCAACTTCAGCATCCGTATAATTTACCAAATAATCCTGGCTCGTCGTTCCTTGTTTTGTCCCAATTTTCTTCCCATCAACATCTTCAATGGACTTGATGTCACTTCCCTTTGGAACCATCAGGATTAAACCAGAGTCATAGTAAGCGTCTGAGAAATCGATGGTTTCTTTTCTTTCCTCTGTAATGGAGATACCAGCAATTGCGATTGGATACCGGCCAGACTGCATACCCGCAATCAACCCATCAAACTCCATCGATTCAAATTCAACATTGAATCCAGCTTCCTCAGCTATAGCCTTCATTAAGTCAATATCGAAGCCGACCATTTCACCATTTTCATCTTTATATTCAAATGGTTTAAAGTTGGCATCAGTGGCGACTGTGTAGGTCTCCAATCCATTATCACCACTTGTACTAGCAGTTCCACAGGCAGATAAAATTAACACAGTTGAGATAATTGATAAAAATAAGATCCAACGTTTTTTCATCTAATCATATTCCCCTTTCATTTTTAACCAAAATTCTTGCATCCAATAAATAACGTGTTCATAAAGTAATTCGTGCGGATTCCAAAACGAGAGAGTGTATAGAAATGTGTAAATGTGAGATAAAAAGTTTTTTATTAAGTGGATGTAAAACTGGGGGAAAACAACAGTGAAATAAAAAGGAATTTTGAAAGTTTTCCTTACTCGAAAAAACCCCAAATAGTGATGTAATAGGTAGAAAAAAAAAGAATTTATTATGTAAAAACTAGCATTCCCTCTCTCCAACACAAATTTTTAATCTTTAAATGATGTCTAAGTCATATGTATTTCCTCCCTTATATAAAAGGTTAGTTGATTCTGAAACTCCCTTCAAATGCTCTCAGCAGCCATAACTCCTAATATTTATGAATATAGACTCCTGAGACGGGAAATTATTACCTTTTCCATACAAATACGGTAATTTGCTCCAAAAAACTAACCAATTTGGCAGAATATTTTTTATTATGTAAATACTTACCCCCTACAAACTACCTATAAACCCCAAATTTTAGCATTTTATGAAAAAGTGAAATTGTAAGCAACAACTTCTACTTCTTACTTCAAAAATTTTACTAGACAAATGAGAGTGTTTTTGCTGTACAATTTGTGGAGAGTCATTTAATCGATAATAGAAAAAGGTGCAAATCAATGAGTATCTTACATGTCAAAAATTTAAGTCATGGATTTGGTGACCGTGCCATCTTCGAAGATGTATCTTTCCGTTTATTAAAGGGAGAGCACATTGGTCTGATCGGAGCGAACGGTGAAGGTAAATCCACATTTATGAATATTATTACAGGTAAATTAGAGCCTGACGAAGGTAAAGTAGAATGGTCAAAAAATGTTCGTGTTGGTTATTTAGATCAACATACCGTTCTACAGCAAGGCTTAACCATTCGAGATGTATTAAAAACAGCCTTCCAATATTTATTTGATTTGGAAGCTGAAATGAATGGAATGTACGAGAAAATGGGAGATTGTACTCCTGAAGAGTTAGAAAAGCTTCTTGAAGAGGTTGGAACGCTTCAAGATATGCTGACCAACAATGATTTTTATGTCATTGATGCAAAGGTAGAAGAAATAGCAAGAGGTCTCGGTCTGGATGACATTGGGCTTGAACGTGATGTCCATGACCTAAGTGGAGGACAACGGACGAAAGTTTTACTGGCTAAGTTGTTATTAGAAAAGCCGGAAATTCTTTTACTGGACGAGCCGACCAACTATTTAGATGAAAAGCATATCGAGTGGTTGAAGAGATACCTCCAAGAGTACGAAAATGCATTTATTCTTATTTCACACGATATCCCATTTTTAAATAGTGTCATCAATTTGATTTATCATATGGAAAACCAAGAATTAAATCGCTATGTGGGTGATTATGATAATTTCTTACAGGTATATGAAGTTAAAAAGCAACAGCTAGAAGCAGCCTTCAAAAAGCAGCAACAAGAAATTTCAGAGCTTAAAGATTTCGTTGCAAGAAACAAGGCTCGTGTTTCTACACGAAATATGGCCATGTCGCGTCAGAAAAAGCTTGATAAGATGGATGTTATTGAACTCGCTCAAGAAAGACCTAAACCAGAATTTAATTTTAAAGAATCCCGAGCTTCTGGAAAGTTAATTTTTGAAGCGAAGGATTTAGTGATTGGATATGATTCTCCTCTATCCAAACCATTGAACTTGCGCATGGAAAGAGGACAAAAGGTTGCCTTAATGGGAGCTAATGGTATTGGTAAGACTACCTTACTACGTAGCATCCTAGGTGAGATTAAACCTATATCTGGCCAGGTTGAGCGTGGAGAATACTTGCATATTGGTTAC
This is a stretch of genomic DNA from Bacillus carboniphilus. It encodes these proteins:
- a CDS encoding NAD-dependent epimerase/dehydratase family protein, whose amino-acid sequence is MKVLVTGAAGFIGSHLCERLLKRSELEVIGIDDYIGPTPFLLKQKNLEGMEAHPRFHFIHGNLLTLPLKTLLQDVDVIYHLAAIPGVRSSWGKDFEPYVSNNIMATQKLLEVCKGAKRLKRFIYASTSSIYGERDGKVSEDLAPMPLSPYGVTKLSGEHLCHVYKESFHIPIIVLRYFTVYGPRQRPDMAFHIFIRQMLLGEPITIFGDGTQSRDFTFITDCVKGTEAAMNADGLVGETINIGGKERASVLEILSLLEEISGITVQKNFLDKVNGEPKHTWADISKANELLHYSPNVTLKEGLREAFQYFTTLYRSENK
- a CDS encoding transporter substrate-binding domain-containing protein; this translates as MKKRWILFLSIISTVLILSACGTASTSGDNGLETYTVATDANFKPFEYKDENGEMVGFDIDLMKAIAEEAGFNVEFESMEFDGLIAGMQSGRYPIAIAGISITEERKETIDFSDAYYDSGLILMVPKGSDIKSIEDVDGKKIGTKQGTTSQDYLVNYTDAEVEAYPEIINAYMDVQSGRLDAALYDLPNVLYYIKENGNDELETAGEVFEGQPYGIAFKKGSDLVDDVNEALATLKENGTYNEIYKEYFGTEPPQ
- a CDS encoding ABC-F family ATP-binding cassette domain-containing protein; this encodes MSILHVKNLSHGFGDRAIFEDVSFRLLKGEHIGLIGANGEGKSTFMNIITGKLEPDEGKVEWSKNVRVGYLDQHTVLQQGLTIRDVLKTAFQYLFDLEAEMNGMYEKMGDCTPEELEKLLEEVGTLQDMLTNNDFYVIDAKVEEIARGLGLDDIGLERDVHDLSGGQRTKVLLAKLLLEKPEILLLDEPTNYLDEKHIEWLKRYLQEYENAFILISHDIPFLNSVINLIYHMENQELNRYVGDYDNFLQVYEVKKQQLEAAFKKQQQEISELKDFVARNKARVSTRNMAMSRQKKLDKMDVIELAQERPKPEFNFKESRASGKLIFEAKDLVIGYDSPLSKPLNLRMERGQKVALMGANGIGKTTLLRSILGEIKPISGQVERGEYLHIGYFEQEMKKTNNNSCIDEVWNEFPHYTQYEVRAALAKCGLTTKHIESKVDVLSGGEKAKVRLCKLINNESNLLVLDEPTNHLDVDAKEELKRALKAYKGSILLISHEPEFYQDIATDVWNCESWTTKVF
- a CDS encoding glycosyltransferase family 4 protein, giving the protein MRIAIICTEKLPSPAVKGGAIQMMIDGIAPYLNEEYELTIFSITDPTLPEMEVSNGITYRRFSRVGYRHSVADELRNNEFDLIHVCNRPKNVRLYKNASPSSHIILSVHNEMFSSSKLSDEEGTEVVEQVSAITTVSQFIKNTIVERFPKAEEKTHVVFSGVDINQYKPAWTPEGKIIRLETREKFGIPEHAKVILFIGRLSPSKGPHILINAMKDIVKKHPDSVLVIVGGKWFSDNGKNRYVRFLHEQAKELEPHILFTNYIPSDEIQKMFIMGDIFVCSSQWNEPLARVHYEAMAAGVPIVTTDRGGNAEVIRDEENGVLIRDYKNAEEFARIITEMLEYPGFGRWLARNGRICAEEQFDFSHVADRYRAIYQLVLERESVHIEEQMHQHTRNPQQAQDEIH
- a CDS encoding CotS family spore coat protein, yielding MDGETDLSQGHLEKVLEHYPFTIQNIRLKSSRSGRTIWEVETDAGTKILKQAEMKPSRMLFIADSHLHLQQNGLPITTLHQTNSGGYCIGAGDYAYVLYDKVEGQEMIYYNVDQLRLALEFAAKFQQASKGFNAIEGGKPRGRLGKWHKLYRWKLQELEGNKQIAQSFPGDAFSVMFLAHVDNMLERGKQALIDLDKPFYTDWVKQVIDEKSFCQQDFTFARLVEFNSEAFMKELHSVTYDLPVRDIRIILNKVMKKMSVWDHDLVIHMLQSYDAINPLTEDNYRVLWTDVSFPHLFCSIAHKYYLGQKTSWSDEKYIWALQNIIAVEESKEEFMQNFSDIVSEIKKNSGGKKNG
- a CDS encoding glycosyltransferase family 4 protein produces the protein MKIALIATEKLPVPAIRGGAIQIYLDSVASVIASNHDVTVISITDPDLNNTENKNGVKYVRFPEGEYIQKIKEHLQTEHYDVVHLCNRPNWIQSLVKVVPNTKFVLSVHNEMFAYEKLSDAEGQACIDSVSRIVTVSDFIGKTITSRFPQAKAKTSTVYSGVDLNQYHPAWTSVGKKLRDQARKELGLENKKIALFVGRLSKVKGPHILLQALPKMVEKDPNIMMVIVGSKWFGDDNLNNYVKHLYTLGAMMKDHVTFIKFVKPKDIPALYAMSDLLVCSSQWQEPLARVHYEAMAAGLPMITSNRGGNPEVIDEGVNGYIIQDFDNPDAYVDPITALLASESRRIKLGKAGRSKVENGFSWEHVASNLTRVYQEALGK
- a CDS encoding amino acid ABC transporter ATP-binding protein yields the protein MITVQNLHKSFGSLEVLKGINANVAEQEVVCVIGPSGSGKSTFLRCLNLLEEVTSGEIEIDGDQLTDPKIDINSVRSRVGMVFQHFNLFPHMTVLDNITLGPIKVKGMTKEEAEKAAHPLLDKVGLSDKANVYPESLSGGQKQRVAIARALAMNPKVMLFDEPTSALDPELVGDVLQVMKDLAQEGMTMVVVTHEMGFAREVGDRVIFMDEGIIMEEGDPEQIFSNPQNPRTEEFLSKVL
- a CDS encoding amino acid ABC transporter permease, translating into MIDAIMQSHYIKSLPFLFEGIVWTLLITFIGLFLGFIIGAITGLGRISKNKFFRGISSVYVEVIRGTPILVQVLFIYYGLSEDIIGFNIDKLTAAISAIAVNAGAYIAEIVRGAVESVDKGQHEAGRSLGLSRRQTMRYIIWPQAFKRMIPPLGNQFVISLKDTSLFSVIAVGEVLYMGKQYYNVNFSQFQTLIMVCLFYLAITIPTAIYLRRLERKLDV
- a CDS encoding CotS family spore coat protein, coding for MKNTSVEEEVSEIVLTPAEEQKLIVLAETIIQSWEFDVINIEVIQGLQMALVWKIHTSEGPICLKRIHRPEKKALFSINAQNYLAKKGARVPGIIPNKNNQLYTKFGPFLFVVYEWIEGRPFELTNDADLQMIMKGLAEFHTSSVGYHPPPGVPVFTKLGRWPNHNIKRYQQMDTWKKLAMKEPDDPFSQAYLSSIDPFIEEAKDTLKRLLESEYNHWVTEVKKQPNLCHQDYGTGNSLLGPDNEIWVIDLDTVSFDLPIRDLRKMIIPLLDTTGVWDEARFNLMLDSYESVAPLTNEQKKVMFIDMLFPYELYDIIRERYVRKTPLLVTELEEAFEYERIKSKALNELIAKY